CTCAGGGGACCACTTCAGAGAACCGCTTCCCAGGGCCTGATAGAGACAGAGCCACAGCAGCAGGCAGACAGGCTGTCTGCCCCTCCTCGAGTCAGGGGGCAGGAAacctcctccatcccccaccaCACACGGTCGTTCCACGGCTCAGAGGAGTATGGGCAGAAGCCCTTTGTAAACTCCGTAAGCTGCACAAATGTCAGCAGTATTAGCGCTGAGCCTGCCACGGCTCATCCTACTCCCACCGTGAGCAGCTCTCCCTGCCTGACTTAAGGGAAGGAAATGCTTTGTCTTTGCAGgaccccagggggtgggggggagtctgCTGTGGCCCTGTGGTTCCCACAAATGGCCATGTCCCTGTCCCTCTTTGCACAGTGAGCACCCTGAACGCCCTTGAGCTAGGAGGGGCACCCTGGGCTCCCTcagggtggcagggtgggggcgcATCCCGGGGGGCAGCCTGGGCAGGGCTGAGGAGCCAAGCTGAGCGAGCGCATTCCGAGTGGCAGGCTCTGTGGAAGGTGTAGCCGGTGTGGGCtgtgccctcctcccagcctgggTGTTGGAGGCTCAAGGCAGTGGGCAGGCTCCCCGAGAGTCAGCTGGGGCTTGGGGCCCAGGCTCCTAGGGGGTCCTCACAGTCCTGTCTCCTCCTGCAGGGCTGGGGCCCCCTGGCCAGACCTAGGTGGGCCGTGGCGGGCTGGAGGTCAAACTCCACGTGGGGAGGGCTGGCATAGCGACCATCTCCTCCTCTTATTACacagggggaaactgaggctcagggggcCCCTGCCAGGGGCCTGGCCTGCAGACTGTCCAATGGTCTCAATGACCGAAGCAGGGCAGGGGCCACATAGAGCGTGGCCCAGCCCAGAAAGGGACCTCACAGCTGTTCTGCCACCACCCAGGTCATAATTGCTCTGAAAGCGCAACCAAACACAATTATGCAAAAAACGAATCATGTGCGATGATTTTTATGTGTTGGAAACGTTCGGGCGAAGCCGGGTGATTACAGGGGGACGGGAAGCAGCTGCCACTCTCTGGGAGCCCATAACTCCCGACAGCTGGGAGCTGTCACTTATTTATGACACCGTTTCTGCGAGGAAAGAGGGGGGGTGGCCGTGGTGGTGAGGTCCACCTGAGCCCGGGCAGGCGGCTAGGGCGGCGGCCAGCCCAGGACTGGCCGGGAGGGCTGGTTCTCTCGTTCAACATGCTTTGAGCACAGCTGGCAGCGGGGAGAATCAGCTGAGCTGCCTCGGGCCCCCCGCTCTCCCCAGAGGCCAGGCTGGCCAAGCTGGAAGGGGAGGATCAGGATGCCAACCCGGGAAGGGATGAGATGGCTGCCTGGCCCTGCCGGGTGGGGGTCTGCAGGCCTGGAGCCTGGCCCCCCAACACTGGCACACCTGCCAGGCTGCCTGGGGCAGCTGCGACCCTGGAAGAAGGCAGGTAATGACGATCATCTATAATGAGGCCGCTCCCATGATGAGCACGGCGCTATTATCCAACCACAGGCTGGACACATccgaaaataaattattttaaggatCCATTAACGAATGCCTAATTAATGCCCAATTAGAGGGACGCTACAGAGGAAGTGCTTCGGACAATCGCGAGGCAAGGTCTGATTCGCAGCCACAGCCTGGGATCTCCAGAGagtcagggagaggggagggaaaagaaggTGGACCTCAGTGGGGCAGCCTCACTCTGGCTGCTCCTTGGACCCCATAACCATCAGCCCTGGTGCCTCCCCCagtccttcacacacacacacacacacacacacacgtcctttGCAAGGGACCACTATCACtatttagaaatgaggaaaccgaggcagagGGGGTGAGGCATACTTGAGGATGTGGAAGGCACTGtaaatgagaaatatttcaatataaactTTGGTGGCATGCGTGCATGCTTTGTTTGTTATTGGGAATAATTTAAATAACAAGACTCTTCAGGACTCCATATGAGATATTTACTTCGTTAGAACAGGAGTCCGCACCACTGTCTGTTCATGCAGATGAAGGCATGTAAGTGGTGGAGCTGCGTCCATTGGTTGTGGGGCGGGTCTCAGAAGCTGTGGGCGGGGCTAGGGATTTGCGGGGTGGGGCTAAGGAAGTGTGCCGAGCAGGAGGATCAGAGCCTCAACCCTAACCTACCCCACAGCCCAGGCTGGGATAGAACCCCCTGCAGATGTGGGCCACCAGGGCGTGGGGAGCCATCAGGAGCCAGGCCCTCAGGGGACTACGACCCCAGACGGCTGAGCGCAGCAAAGACAGGACAGAGCCCCAGCGGCCAAGGAGGGTCACATGCCTGTCGAGCCCGGCACCCCGAGTGTCTCCCACTTCCCGAGCAGGCAGCCCCTGACCTGGCTGTGCTCTCTCTCCCCGCCAGGCTGCTGTGTggaactgctgctgctgctgctggccggGGAGCTGCCCCTGGGCGGCGGCTGCCCGCGGGACTGCGTGTGCTACCCCGCACCCATGACGGTCAGCTGCCAGGCGCACAACTTCGCAGCCATCCCCGAGGGCATCCCGGAGGACAGCGAGCGCGTCTTCCTGCAGAACAACCGCATCACCCTCCTCCAGCAGGGCCACTTCAGCCCCGCCATGGTCACCCTGTGGATCTACTCCAACAACATCACCTTCATCGACCCCAACACCTTCCAGGGCTTTGTGCACCTGGAGGAGCTGGACCTTGGCGACAACCGCCAGCTGCGGACGCTGGCACCTGAGACCTTCCAGGGCCTGGTGAAGCTCCATGCCCTCTACCTCTATAAATGTGGGCTCAGCGCCCTGCCGGCTGGCATCTTTGGCGGCCTGCACAGCCTGCAGTACCTCTACCTGCAGGACAACCACATCGAGTACCTCCAGGATGACATCTTTGTGGACCTGGTCAACCTCAGCCACCTGTTTCTCCACGGCAACAAGCTGTGGAGCCTGGGCCAGGACACCTTCCGGGGCCTGGTGAACCTGGACCGGCTGCTGCTGCACGAGAACCAGCTGCAGTGGGTCCATCATAAGGCTTTCCACGACCTCCGCAGGCTGACCACCCTCTTCCTCTTCAACAACAGTCTCTCTGAGCTGCCGGGCGACTGCCTGGCACCCCTGGGGGCCCTGGAGTTCCTCCGCCTCAACGGGAACGCCTGGGACTGTGGCTGCCGGGCGCGCTCCCTGTGGGAATGGCTGCAGAGGTTCCGTGGCTCCAGCTCTGCCGTCCCTTGCGTGTCCCCCGAGCCTCTGCATGGCCAGGACCTGAAGCTGCTAAGGGCCGAGGACTTCCGGAACTGCACGGGGCCGGCGTCCCCGCACCAGATCAAGTCGCACACGCTCACCACCACCGACAGGGCTGCCCGCAAGGAACACCACCCCGCCAGGGACAAGGGCCACCCGCACGGCCATCTGCCCGGCTCTCGGTCAGGCTACAAGAAGCCGGGCAAGAACTGCACCAGCCACAGGAATCGCAACCAGGTCTCGAAGGCGGGCACCGGGAAGCAGGCCCACGAGCTGCAGGACTATGCCCCCGACTACCAGCACAAATTCAGCTTTGATGTCATGCCCACGGCACGGCCCAAGAGGAAGGGCAAATGTGCCCGCAGGACCCCCATCCGTGCCCCCAGCGGGGTGCAGCAGGCCTCCTCGGGCAGTTCCCTGAGGGCCTCACTCCTGGCCTGCATACTGGGGCTGGTGGTCACTCTCCGCTGAGGACGCAGGGCGCCAGCACCCAGGGCTGCCACGTGTCCACCAAGGAacaggatttcttttctttttttcacaagtGGAGGATCTGCTGGGTTTCAGGCAAAGGCTGGTAGAGGTTTCGGCTGCTGTCTGGGCCCTGCCCGGTGGATTATAAACCCAAAGTGTACAGCCCCAAGCAGGAGGGGATTAACACATCCATCCCACCCAGCTGTCCCAGCCAGACCCCCCGCCGAGCACCCATGGACAGCATCCACCCAGCAAGGCAGTTAAAGCCACAAAGGGAGTCCTTCATTCGCAACAATAGGACAGTGCCCCGCGGGAGCTGGGCTCTGTGGAATCCTGGTCATTTGGAGAGGTCTGAAGGGCCCCTGCCACTGCTGGAGGAAGCAGGACTCAGAGAACAGACAAGGCTCACCCAAGACGCTGGGTCCACCAGCTATCTGGGAGCACATGAGCAGGTGGCATTTTGGCTCTTGCCTGAGGCCACTTAGTGACCCTGCCCTGAATCCAACCACGTGCCACCTTCAGTCCCTCCCTTGGAGGTAATGCCTCTCATTCCTGATGTCTCAGGCAACCCTGGCAGACCCAGGCCCAACTTGCTGGGCTCCAAGAACCAATTACCAAAGGAAAGATCATCAGAGGCTGAAATTTAGAACTTCATCGTGTGCAATGAGGTTCTCACAGGAGGTGCAGTTTTATAACTATGTCCActtatctatatatacacacacactacacatatatatatacacacacaagtgCACAGGCCCTCGCCCTACTCCCTTACCAAACTGTATGTTTTATCATGTTTATAAACTATACGGAAAAGTGTATCTGCTGAACTAAGGACTGTATCGGTGATTTCTAGCAAGAAGGAGTTCTAGGATTTCTGTCTAGAATCCCAACCTGGCAACAGTAATCCCCATGTAACCTGGgcttgccagggcctggggcaaaGGGGCAGTGAGGAGGGTCAGGGAGAAGTGGAGGCAGCAAGAATCACTTCAGGGGACCAATATTCTTAGATATGTAGAGCATCACCATGTTTTCATATGCAACACAAGCCGTCTGCCGCCCCGGAGCACCCAGTCACTCCCAATATAGCAGCTGTTGGCATCAGGGTGAGAAGCCAGAAGCAGCTTGTTGGACATCAGGGAGCCAGGCCCTTGGGATGGGctggaagaagaaggggaagaaagggggTTTGGGTTTCTTAGGCCGGCGGGCGAGGCAGCATCCACAGTGTTAGTCCAACAGGCTGGGCAGTGTTGTCAGCCTAGCACTTTGCCAGCAACGGTACGGACAGGCCAGGGAGGCTCTGGGCATGAGCCCAGGCCGCCAGCACGGCTCAGCTGCTGAATTTTTCCTTGAGGCTCTTCGATGGGCATCCCAGCAAGGGTCCTGTGGAGGGTGGCAGGAGGGAAAGCATCAGGTGGCCTTGGCAGAAGGGAAACAAAGAGGGCATTTCAAGAACCATCTCAGGCACTTCTGCATTACAgaggccccgcccctcctggGCCCTCTGAAGATGTCCCGGGGACGGGCAGTGGTCGGGGGGGTGGCCAGACTCAGGGGTCAGGAGTGGGGACGTGCAGGGAATGGAGCAGGCAAGCTCAGACCGGGGAGAGGGGCTCAAGTCAAGATCAGCCGTGCTGCTGGCTGGGGTCCGAGCGGGCACAATCTTTTTTTGGCTTTGCACAAACCCGAATTCCCCACCAGAGAGGATGTCTGTCAGAAGGAAGAAACATTGAATCcaattaagagagaaaaataataaaaaaattctctTGGACAAGAACCCTGTTTCTCATTTCCTAACCCCACATTCCTGAAGGAGTGGCAGATCCCAGGCTTTTGTGGGGTGGGCGAGCCTGGCTGGGCGCAGCTCTGAGAACACAAGCACGTTTGTTGGTGGGAGGGAGCTGCTTGGAGCGGGGCACACTGACTCACTGGGACACGTGTGCATGCGTGCACGTGTGCACGCATGTGcacgtgcgcacgcacacacacacatacacacacacacacacacacactccacggTTCTCCCCTCACCCGCACAGGACGTGACTCACTTCCCATgctctggctgtgttgggtcgacACCATCTTTGTGGCTGTCCCTGGAGCAGGCTGGCCCTCGATCATTCCTGGTCTGTTCCCAAGAGCTTCACCAGCAGCAGCTGAGCCGTTGATTCTTAAGGGGGCTCGGGGGCGGCTGGAAGGGAACTGCCTGTTCCTAGGGCCCAGAGGGGATTCCAGGAAGCTGGGGACTGACCTATAGCAGTGGACGTGGATGGGGTCTGGTGGCTGCACCTGCCTCTTTGGCTTTGGAGACAGGAGAGAGTCCCCCAGATAGAGGAAAGAGGCTGTGTTTCCAGGCCTGGACAAAGCCTCCTCAGTGCAAGGCTGGAAATGTGCACTAAAGGGAGCCCGGTGACGGCAGACAAATCGTCTTTGGCCTGCATTTGCTCCCAGTGGTCCGCCTGCTCTTACCCAGGCCAGTGCCAGGGCCTAGCTGTCCCTTTAGAACCCGAGGATGTTGTTATGTTGTTGATTTCATTTCCAACTTTAGATAGCACAGCCCTCAGCGGGAAAATCAAGAGTCCAAgcactttattaaatttttttttaaaaagacttagtAAGTCCTGTACATGGAAATGAAATGTCAGTACGAGAAATGCTAATGTTTTACAAACGATCCGCTTCTGTGAGCGCAGCACAGTGTCTGGTTGCTGACTGTTATTAGAGGCAAGGCAGAGAGGCCCGGGACGCTAGGTGTATTTTAGCAGCTTGCTCCTCTAAGAGGTAGAGGGAATAAAAGCAGCTCTATTGTGGATGACATCACTTGTCACTCAGCAGCTCATATGCTCTGCAGGCACAATGACACCATTGTCCGAAACATCAGAGCAAGCTGACAAGTTGGGAGCTAACTAAGCAAAGGCCTCTCGATTCACCAGACCCAGCATCTCTCCTAGGTGGTTCAGGGCAGGGAGGTGTGGGTTCCTGCCTCAGGAGCCCTATCTTCCGCCCAGAGGCTGAAGCCATCCCCCAGCCCTTTGTTCGTGGTGGGGCCAGCTCCTCTGCCATCTTCGCTCCGCACTTTCCCTAGGCCCTGGGAGGGAGCCATCGCCTCGCGTTCCTCTCTCACCTCCAGCCACACAGCCCTCTGCCCCAGGGCAGTGGCCTTCACGAGGGGCTGGGTGGCCATCGGTGGTCTCAGCGTTTCTCTCCGCAAGTTCCTCCCCAGACCCCAGAGCCTGGTGGGCTACCTACTCTTCGTTCAATAAGCGTTGAACAGGGTCTACATGTGCCAGCCATTGGCCCAGGCTCTGGGGACTTCAAAGTGAGAATACGTGGCTCTCTTGAAGGAAGCTAGATGTGGAAACAAGTACGGGACTGGTGAAACCAGGGTGGCGCGCGCACCCTCCACCACCATGAGAAACTCGGCCAACGTGGAGGTACACAGGAAGGGCTTCCAAGAGggggtgacactctgatgggtcTCCAAGGATGAGGAGGCAGCCAGAGAAGAGAGTGGGGAgtgggtgttccaggcagagggctgcAGGCACGCAGCGGCACCACACGCGGGGTACCTGCAAACTGTGAGGTGCGGACTGGGGACGCTGTTTGGGGAGGTGTGGGAGGCAAGCCTGGCAAGGGGAAGGCCCAGGGATCCCACTCGGGGTCTTGGATTCTGCTCCAAAGTGTGAGCCCCGCACCGTCCCTACCCCGAACTCCCAGCCCCTCTCCAAGCACGTGGTCCCCACCTGTGGCACGCTTGCCAACGTTCCTCAACAGTGGATTTCATCATCGAAACTTGCCTCTTCTGCTCAGCCAGATCCTTCCCTCGTGCCAGCTAACTGGAGCGCTCCCTGGAAGTCTGCCTGGGCCGGAGTCCCATTCCCAGACACCTGCTGCTTCCAAGCTCGGAAAGTATCCCAGAGCCGTTTTATCTCCCACACTCCCTCCTTTTCCATCCACTAAGGGCTtcacctgcagcccctctccTTGCTTCCAAGGGGCTGCCCAGACACCCCCTTGGGCATCGCCACCTGTGCCGCCCCCCGGCAGGCCATCAGTGATCCCCAGAACTCCCCCAGGCTGCAtctcccttttttctctcctgctgGGGCTGTTCGTTACCAGGAAGCCAAGAATTCCATTTAGCAAATGTTTACTTGTCACCTAAGTAATCACTCAGCACTCTGCCACCATGGCAAATGGGGGCTCCAGAAGGCCTGTTGGCAAggctgagggggctgggggagccagGAAGCCTTCTTGGAGGACAAGCTGCAGGGCCGGGGGTCAGAGAGAACAGATTTGCTGGGAGGGCTCCCTGGAGCTGGCTGGGAGCCTCAGGGTTTTGGCAGCTCCCAGCAAATCCTCCCTTGTATTTTTACCACCCAAACTGTCCCCACCAGCCCCTGGCTGGACTCTGACCCGGGAACCCAACTTCTCAGGGCCCTATTCCTCCTGCCCTGGAGGATGCCAGCCTATCTTTCTGCACCTTCTTTGATGGACCAGGGGCAAGTGTACCTTTCCATGGGGTCCCGGCCAACATCTCCCATTCAGCCTCTTGACCCAACTGTGGTCGCGTTCTGCCTCACCTCCTCCCGGCCTAGCTCTCTGGCCTAAGT
The DNA window shown above is from Hippopotamus amphibius kiboko isolate mHipAmp2 chromosome 17, mHipAmp2.hap2, whole genome shotgun sequence and carries:
- the RTN4RL1 gene encoding reticulon-4 receptor-like 1 — its product is MLRKGCCVELLLLLLAGELPLGGGCPRDCVCYPAPMTVSCQAHNFAAIPEGIPEDSERVFLQNNRITLLQQGHFSPAMVTLWIYSNNITFIDPNTFQGFVHLEELDLGDNRQLRTLAPETFQGLVKLHALYLYKCGLSALPAGIFGGLHSLQYLYLQDNHIEYLQDDIFVDLVNLSHLFLHGNKLWSLGQDTFRGLVNLDRLLLHENQLQWVHHKAFHDLRRLTTLFLFNNSLSELPGDCLAPLGALEFLRLNGNAWDCGCRARSLWEWLQRFRGSSSAVPCVSPEPLHGQDLKLLRAEDFRNCTGPASPHQIKSHTLTTTDRAARKEHHPARDKGHPHGHLPGSRSGYKKPGKNCTSHRNRNQVSKAGTGKQAHELQDYAPDYQHKFSFDVMPTARPKRKGKCARRTPIRAPSGVQQASSGSSLRASLLACILGLVVTLR